The genomic DNA gtcccagtttattcctggtttcagtgtatgtaaagggttttttgaacattacagcatgtaaacatgttctagtagaaacacaaaatacaagtatgaacctgaaaattagcataatatgggaccttaaaCAAGGCTGCCAGGTCAAGATATTTCTgacgtccccgtccacagcactgtattgctttgctccggtgtcggtactcctgtctgattTTCCAAGTTGGGGGTGCACCGACCGTCATCTATTGTAGGTAATaaacctactatggataagtacctcatacaaccccacttcaaaaacacctgaactatccctttaatcgcATTTATTTATTGGAAAATGTCTTTCCATATATATTCTAGTGTGTAAATGCAACACTGCCTCCTGTTGCACACAATGCACATCATGTACAAGTAGCCGGGCTGACATCTACACAAGGATTACCTGCATAAGTGCATAGACTCACAGACATAAAAGCATGTTTTAGGGCTTTTGGAGGAAAATAGCCTGGATCccattgttgtgtttgtttttcccaacatgccaataaagcatattgaataGTGCCGAAGATAAAACCAAGAGCTCAGACATGCTGACATCCAGTAAACTGATTGCATCAGTCCAGCTAAGTTAGAAAAATGTGACAAAGATAATGTGCTTCAGCAGCTTGTGGAGGTCATGAGAGGCTCCTGATCGGTTTGTCCTTTTTAAGAGATCACATGGCAGCCGTtactcctctcctctgtttgtgtgtaaacCTGTCACTAACTGGTGTTGGTAGTACTTTCTATTTTAAGCCCATATTGTGCCAGGCtggtctatgtgtgtgtgtctatttcTGTGTACGCCAGGTATACCGTGGTGAGCAGACCGCTCTCATCTCCAGAACAAACCATAAATAAACAATGAGCGCACAGTGTCCAAACGATGAGCGTGACCTTTCAGGACCCAGATGAAAGAAAGTGCATCTCTGCTTCTCCTTTGGGCGCCTGGCGATCCATCTCTCCCCCGTCCTCTGCGACCATGTTTCCCACCCTGACCTTCCCCCTCGTGCGCCGCAGAAATACGGCGGGGAAGGCGTGCTTGAAGGCCTTCCTGAAGTTGTTGCCCATGAAGGCGTAAACCAGCGGGTTGACGGAGGAGTTGGAGTAAGACATGCAGTGACCCCAAATTTTCAGCTGTCGGTGCAGAATGGAGAGGGACTCAGATGAAAGGCATACATTTCTGTCTCCGCAGTCCTGTCATTgcctgattttattttattatacagtatataatgtatctgGTTACACCCCTACTGTACCTACGGCATCAAACATCATGGAGAGTACGTCACCTTGTATAGAACGTAACTGCGGAGGCCAAACGCTTGCAGGAGGATGCAGACCTGGATGGGGCCCCAGCAGATGAGGAAGAGAGCGACCATCACCACGACCATCCGGGAGACTCGCGCCCTCACCGCCGCTGCTCGCTCTGCCTGAGCCTGAAGCTGCAGTTAGGGAGGCTTTAGTGATCAGAAACACATTCTGCTCTCTGTGGATTTCAGTGAATTAGAAGATATCTTTCTCTTACTTGGTAGCTGCTGTCGATGGGGTTCACGCTGGATTGCCCCATGCGCTTGAGCATGAAGGCGTAGCAGGCGGTGATGGTGAGCAGGGGCAGCAGGTAGACGGCCAGGAAGCTGTAGATGATGAAGGCTCTCTGGAGGCGGGCCGAGGGGAAGACCTCGCTGCAGTACGTCTGAGGGCCAAACCAGTCTCCGGCCTCCAGACGCTGGTACACGGCGACGGGGATCGACAGGAGCAGGGAGCctggagaggacagaggacagaggacgaGACTGTGGGACTCAGAGCATGATGTTCATAGCACGTTTCACTTATGTGGACAGCAACTGGAGAACCAACTGGAGAACCCCCAACTGCTCTCTAGCCGTTCTGCAACTTACTGGGATGGTTTGTTTTCTGACTTCAGTTTAAAGGGTAACTTGGGTATTTTTAAACCTggattttcccatgtttttgtgtcaaactgactaatggggacaacaacttctgaaattggtccagtattgagggagagcgctgtagacggcagctgctcacaggttgcaatatggtgctattggggcaagctggcgccatcatttacgtccactaataGAGTCTATTTGATTAATCTAATAGAGAGCTGTATTAGATTAATCAAATGCACATATtcatgtttatatgtatatgtcgctgtcttgctcaaggacagtTCAACATCAGACATTAGGAACCTGGAACTGAACCGctaaccttgtggttaaaggaatTAGTTCCCATACCGGGAGTTGAACCCAGGCCGCCTGGGTGAAAACCAGGAATCCTAACCGCTAGACCATATGGGACTTCtccttgacttggacttgcatTAACAGACAGATAGCGTCAacagaaaggtaagaaaaacattatatttctctgtaggttcacaccataatgttgaaaaaagaaaagcatttttagtgaacgtaacgaCATATTGACGGTGcccatggtggaaacgtgagtgggTAGGGGGCaaggtttgttgtgttggagtacagaaaatGTAGCTTAGTATTAGCTAAAAGATTTTCAGATGATTTCGACAAtatggatgaggtctttgaatacTATGGACAGAGTAtatggatattcagatttcacaatggaaCTTGAAAAATCTTTGAACTTTTTTAGATTCATTATATACATACCAGGAAATTTGACCTAGGAGGGGTGGGCTGCTGGGGTCACtgttttgctcaaggacacttcaacatcaGATATTTGGAACCAGGAATTAAACCACCAATCTTGTGGTTAAAGGAGCTAGTTCCCATAccgggagtcgaacccgggccgcctgGGTGAAAACCAGGAATCCTAACCGCTAGACCATATGGGACTTCTTCTTAAGTGGGACTTGCACTAGCCAAGACaccggatcaagagaaaggtaagaCAAACTTTTTATtactctgtagggtcctttccaaaATGTTGTCGGACACTTATAATGAccatctgagcctgtcagtggcaaaaacaagaaatTTTAGTGAACATCTGCTCACTTGCTCTTGCAGTTCGTTTCGTAGCTGcagtctacagcgctctccctcaatactggaccaatttcagaaagtgttgtcactattagtcagttagacacaaaaacatgagaaaatagggtccaggttgaaaaataccaaagttaccctttaatacgGTAAATAATTATCATTAAAGGGAGGGTTATTGAAAGGTAAACACAAGGTCGTGAATGTGTGCgtggtgtgtcagtgtgatacCTATCCAGATGGACACAGAGACGACCAGAGCCATGCGTGGGGTTCGGTGTCGCAGCGACTGCAGAGGATAGACGGTGACGTAGCAGCGGTCCACACTCATAGCAGACAGAGTGATGCATGTTGCCTGAGCGGTCACCTGAAACACCAGGAACACAAGTTGGTTTCTGTTTGacactttatacttttactgctAACAGACCTTTTATACTTTCAAGTTGGTTTTATGTTTTGGGCCAAAGTTTTGCCTTATTTAGGTAGCTGTAAATCTGGAGTTATTCTGCTGTCTCATGggactttttaatattattattattattattgcagtaCTGTAGCATGGTGTTTTGGTCTCCATGCCATGATATTACATGGTCTCCAGCAATTCCAGGCATCTTTGtttatgtgttcatgtgtgcgTATCTCACCTGCTGAAGGTAGCTCACCAGTCGGCACATGAACTCCCCAAAGATCCAGCTGGGCAGCGGGTACAGTGTGGCGGTGAACGGCACGCAGCAGACCAGGAACAAGATATCGGTCGTGGCCAAGTTTACTGGAAGAGAACAAGAGCAGTGATTCCTTAAACAGAGAAATGTCATTCAAGACATGTCCAGGTGAGAAGCATTCAAAGGGGCAAAAAAGACCATAAATAACTGTATCAATACCAATAACAGTGGTAGGTGCTGAGGCCAAAGATATGCAACAATATATAGGCAAAGAcagggaagaagaagactgctagCAGGTAAACATGGACGTACACAATTTGGGAttcaaaatacttaaaaattggctTTGTAGGAGTTTTATGAGGAAGAAATGCACTCAACAGGTCCTGCAGAAAGAGTCCTTTCATTTATATGTTATCTTTTTTCTTTGGAAAGTAATAATTTCCTGGAGTTTCCTGTTTGTACCCTTTAACTTCTGTTTGGGGCATCCTACTTCCTTTCTCTCACTGGATGGTCAAACAAAAGGATACCCAAAAAAAGAGTGAAATGTTACCTATGTAAAGGTTGGTGACGGTCTTCATCTGCTGGTGCTTGGTGACCACGTGGATGACCAGCGAGTTCCCGACCAGGCCGACCAGCATGATGAGGCCGAAGAAGGTGGGGACCAGCCAGGCGTCGACCAGCACCGGTGGCCCCGGACCCTCCAGAGCGGCGGACTCGTTGCACACGGACCCACATTCTGCACCATGATTGGCTGCTGGTTCCACTATCATCTTCACAAATCAGAGCCAGCAATCTCTCTATGGTGTATGTAGAACGTATTTGACTTTGCagtggctgtttcctaacaacACAATTTAAATGTAACACAAAAATACCATCATTGCAGTATCAATCATTTttagacattaaaaacatttaaataggtTCATATCAGtaatctatatttttttctttaaattatcTAAATTATTTCATGACATCAGAAAAAgccaattcaaatatttaagcatactaaatagtaataataaatagaataaaataataagctTCTCTTACCTGTGTTGTTCCTGTTTGCTCCTGCAGtgttcctctctctgctctctaaaGAGAGGTTTAGTCCTGTGTGTTGGTCAGTGATGGGATGCTGTTGTGTTCGCTGCAGGTCTGAGATGAAAGCTGTTATAGACCAGctagggaggggagggggattCTGGAGGAAACCGTCATTTTGCTTTGTGAGCGTTTatgtgaaagcaaaaaaaaagagactgaGGTAGTGGGAGCTTTTAAACTCAATCTCCATCATTGCCTGTAATTATCCAGGACCGGGTGCCCTCTAAAATGACTGGATTGACTGACTGGGTGCAGCTGGAttcaaataaagttattttatttctttatcatgTGAACATCCAGAGGTTGCAGTCAATGTTAGCGTCAGCTCAAACTACAGCTgaatttaaaggagcagtgtggcgtcatctagtggtgtggttgcagattgcaaccaactgagtttccctccgctctctcctccttttccaagactaGGGTaacggtaacgtgagccgccaagtgcaaaatcgtggtaacgctgttcacctcattcagaggtcatccttaccataataacactactttaggagcaacggaagtcggacggcggctggcggtatgACGGTTTAGCACTGGCAAATGGCATTCCGTTtatggacacggaagttgtagtaccaccgcttggccactacaaaaatttgcttcaaatccTGGCgtacttcctgggggcttgcatggcagactctgtgaagaggacccgctccctatgtagatatgaagggcacattataagctaacaaaaacacaacaaatcttagtttcaggtgattatacactaatgaaaacttagttatgaatattccatttctgctaatagatccctgaaatgttacacactgttcttttaaatACAGCTGAGACAACTGTGCAAGAGTCTGAGTGTAATCTATTTTTTAATCAGACTTCGATGTCACAAAAATCACTATTTCCTCTCAATTTGATTAAAGTTCCGTCTGATGAATTAATTTGAGTCCAGCAACTGTGTTGTTGGGcagaaatttaaaaatatttttcacatgtAACCAGGTCAGGGATGCTATCAGAGCTTGATCTGGTTTCAGATAACAGCTGTCACATGCTGAGTTTCAATATGCATGCCAGTCTGCTAAAAAATGATACGCAATAACAATTGATTCATTATAAAAACAGGGAAAGCACAGTGACTGCTTCTTATCTGCAaaccaaaatgaaaatgcatgaACGATGGAGGCAGCTGGGGGTCGTGGTGACAGTACAGTTTGATCTCCCCACAACAAACACAGTTTTTAAAGCTCTCATTACGTCTTTCATGGCCTCTGCTGCAAAGTAGCAAGTGGCAAACTGTGCCAACTGCACAGCGTGACACAAGAGGTGATAAAACGTTCAAAAACAATGGTGACATCTGTTGTTTatgctgttgttgtttgacATGTTGTCTTCAAACCCATCTAACatttaagattttctttttatctgcTTGAgatctgtaaaaaaacaaacaggttaTATCTCTCTTCTGGTTTCAGTTTGATTTTATCTTTTCAGTGTCTTTGTCTTGAGTGAGTGTTACAGGTGTGGGTTGCGATTAGTCGTGGCGAGTAGTTTTTCCAGCTGTCTGAGAGTTCCTTCGGACTCCAGATTTCTTTGAGGCTCCTAGAAACAGCTTCACCTGGAGGTCCGTCAAGTCCTCAAAGAACCATTCACTGTTTGGTCCTGGATCAGGATCAAGCATTACAACAATTAGTGAAGGATCCAATATTGATCTGTCTATATCTATCAAAACCATTTAGTCTTTTTCTGTGCTCCATAGTGAAAAACCCAATTGTACTAACAATATTTTCCTGTGCAATATCAGATAAATAgcaatatccgtctgagaataactaataatactgaatgttgaatataaataattaattattccttatttcatgggctattttgggatttatattttattattacatacttgtatatgaaaaaaacaaataacaaagtaTTCGAACACTGATTTGgcggttgattaccatggcaacagtcgaaGTTTTGAAGCATTTGAGTCAGCCTTAATGTGATCACAACGAAATGGTCTGTCACAATCTTATTAAAGTTATTATGGTGCATTTACACTTGTTTATTATGACCGAAAACTTtgataaaaaacatatataaagtTGTAACAAATAGTACTAGttattaatgttaatatatCTTTGATTAATAAGGTGGAGAGTAagtggttatttatttattgattaccCTTGATATTACATCTTATGTGAGGATATAGGGGATAAAGGGAATTTTCACAACTTGGCAATGAA from Sebastes fasciatus isolate fSebFas1 chromosome 6, fSebFas1.pri, whole genome shotgun sequence includes the following:
- the kiss1rb gene encoding KISS1 receptor b, with the translated sequence MIVEPAANHGAECGSVCNESAALEGPGPPVLVDAWLVPTFFGLIMLVGLVGNSLVIHVVTKHQQMKTVTNLYIVNLATTDILFLVCCVPFTATLYPLPSWIFGEFMCRLVSYLQQVTAQATCITLSAMSVDRCYVTVYPLQSLRHRTPRMALVVSVSIWIGSLLLSIPVAVYQRLEAGDWFGPQTYCSEVFPSARLQRAFIIYSFLAVYLLPLLTITACYAFMLKRMGQSSVNPIDSSYQLQAQAERAAAVRARVSRMVVVMVALFLICWGPIQVCILLQAFGLRSYVLYKLKIWGHCMSYSNSSVNPLVYAFMGNNFRKAFKHAFPAVFLRRTRGKVRVGNMVAEDGGEMDRQAPKGEAEMHFLSSGS